The sequence below is a genomic window from Dyadobacter chenwenxiniae.
TAAATCAACTTGTCGTCTTCTATGCGAACATCCCCTTCCAAAATGAAAGGGGATGCAGTCGGCTTTTCAGATTTAAACAAGTTGTTAATCCATGAAGTTACTTTCCTGATCATTTATTTAAAGCCGGAGGGGCCAGCTCTTTAATATTCCCTGACCATTCCAAAATTATCAATGACCGCAGGTCCCATGCCGTTGCCGTGGGCTGTGATGGCTACGCCGCCTCCATCTAATTGCACCCAGCAGCCATTTTCATTTTTTTTGACCGAATAGCCTCCAAGAACCGCCGTTTGACCAATTGCATACACCGAGCCATTACCTCCGGCTGCTATGTCCCTGCCAAATGCGCCGGTATCTTCCATATATGTTCCGTTCGATTTCAGGATTTTATTGGCATTATCAATGGCCCAGGCAACACCTGTTGAAGATACCGCGATGCGTACCGCGCCCTTCCCGGGCAATTGGTTCCACTGGTTGTTTTTCCAGTATTTGATCGCAAAACCGCCAGGGGCGGGTACTGTGCTGATAATATGTACTGTGCCGGTAGTCCCAACGGCAATGTCGAGTGCGCTGCCTGTCAGCTTTTGCCACTTGGAATCAATGCTCATTTTATAAATTTCCCCTTTGTTATTTACAATCCATGGCAGGCCGTCTGGGCCTACGGCTATCCGGAGAGCTCCTCCCGGAACCGGCAGGAATTGATGTGTCACATAGTTATACCTGTTGATTGCATATCCTCCGCTGGCTGGTGTCTTACTGATCGTCCACAACCATTGAGTCTTGCCCGACGATGCTGCGATATCTGTGGCCTGAGTGGGATAATATTTCCAGGTATGTTGCGGATACATGGTTGCCACTGCTTTCATGTCGTATTTACTAAACCCTTTCCAATTGCTTACCGACGAGTTCATCACCGAATAACTATCCATAATGGGTGTGTCGCAAACCTGAACCTCAAGGAAACCTGAGAGTTTGTCTGTGTGGGTGAGGCCGATTGCGTGACCCAGCTCGTGGGCAATAGCAAGCCGTTTTTTAGATAAGGGCATGATGCTCTCGGCATTGTAATAAACATTGACTTCCATGCCGCCACCTATTGTTCCGTCCGCGTTCGGCAGACATTGGCGCGCTACCCAGTTTGGCGATCCATCGGGATTGGGAAAACCATACTGGGCAGTTATCCGGATGTCAGCCTCATCAAGATTGGTTGTTTGGTGAAAATGCACCTTTGTGTTAGGTATCTCATTCCAATCTTTCATTGCCAGGATGGCAGGTTCATACCAGTCCGTGTAAACGCCCCAGGCGAAGTGAACCTTTATGTCTTTCACAACTTCGTCTTTAAGCGTCCACAAGAGTTGCCGCTGGTTCACCCTTGATCCCTTATCGGCATTAAGATAACCTTCGGCACTGCTTCTTGAAACTTTAATGTCACCGTCGATGGTGAATGTCTTTTCATTCAGATCGTAAACGACTTTATCAACAGGTGCGCCGGTAACGCTGGCCAAAACATTGCTGAGCGCTTGCAACTGCGGATCATTGCCCGTCTGCTGGGAAACGGATGGGTCCGAGGCGATGTCCGGGTCTTTACAGCTTTGAAAGAATATAAGCAAAGCGAAGAGCAGCATTGCCCGGGAAATGATTAATGATGATCTGGAAATTCGAATTAACAATAGATTTTTCATGGCGTTGATTAATAAATGGATAAAATACTGATTGATTAAACCCTGCCTCAGAACCAGGGAAATCCTTTTCTGGGAAGGCAATGCAAACGTAGGGTTGATCAAAACCAACAGCAATTTTTTTAGGTGTACAAAAGGTAGATCAGCCGGGCTCCCGACCGTATACAAAAGGTAACCAATCTGCGTCCACTCTTGATATACCGACGAATTGGAGCCGAAAACTCTGGTCATGATGTTTGCAGCCGCATTGACAACCAAGCCACCGGCAATTCAACATTCTTCAAAAAAAATTAATTGGTATTCAAAAGAGATCTTTTTTAAAGACTCTGAAAAAGATATCGCCTGGTTTCAGAACCGGTTATCAGATCCATCTTCTTTGAAATCGGGGGGGCGCTGTGGCTCAAATTGGGCAGGCCATTGAAAACGGTTTGCCGAATGTTTTCGAGGATACCATTTTCTGGATCAGGTTTAACGTAGGCCTATTCCAGGCCTTCGTGATTAGTTGCACATTTGAGCGCAAAATTTCTCGCTAAGCTGTAATAGCCTACATTTTAATTGATAATATGTCTCATATAGCGTCCGAAATCTGCGGCGGATCTGGATGAGTAGGCGAGGGGGCGCAGTCTTACGGCAGCTTGAGGTGGATCCAAAAAGCGGTACACATTTCCGGATCTGGAAATTTTACAGTAACCAATATTAGCGGTGCTTCTTATACTTGGGTGGTAAGTGGGACACTTTCTATTGTATCAGGACAAGGCACTAGCATTGTCAATTTCAACCGAAACGAGATGTCCGTAATTTCTGAATTGTGGTGATCCGTGGCTCCGAGTTCTCCACCTAGGTGAAAGCAACAGTAATTTCTTAATCTATGACTCGGTCTACAAATTAGGATTCTTTTTTACATCATCATTGTTACTGCACGTTTTACCTATCTTGCTTTTAACTACCAGTAAGATATCTAAATGCTTTCCTCTTTATAGCTCGATGAACTTTTTCCAATTCATTTATAAAATTTTTGTGTTGAGCTTCCGGATAGTTCATAGAATCTCGCCTATTTTCAAGCAAATAGATCTGTGGAAAATGACTAGAAAAACAATTGCAGTTCGGGATGCTTGCTAATTTACCCTATATGAGGTAGTATCAAATTCACCCAGCCTAAAATATCCCAATACTTCTTCGTTAGAATCATTGACATTAGTACAGTTTCCTTTTAACGGAACGGGGATAGTTGGAAAAGGCCCGCCTTCATCACTTCCAGATTGCTGAATCAATATGTTTAAATAGTCATAATATCGTTTTGAAATACCATACACATTAATTCCTACAGTTACTCCGGCAACATTGTTTTCATTATCGTTCTCAATATAATTTTCGTTGCCATCTGAAAATTTATCGCTAATAACTGCAAGAGACGGCAGTGGTGGATTAGACGGGGTAAATTCTCCTAAATAATAATTTTTAACAGCTCCGGGGTCGTCAAAAAATACCTGAAGCACAATTTCCTTGTCACCATCAGAACCTTCAATCTTTTGTTCAACCCGATTAATAACAGGTGCTGCAATTAAGGTTTCGGTTGCCGTGTAGGAGTTGCCGTTGTAAAGGATTTTCAAAGTGTACGATGCGTTTAATTCCGGGACAAAATCGGTTGCAGTGTAACTACCATTATTCTGGTCGGCAAACACAAATACCGACCCGTCGTTTTCTTTGGTTACTGTTACTGAAGCACCCGTAACAGGAACATCTGGATTCTTATCAAAAAAAGCAGTTGATTTTCTTAGATTAATGGTTTGTGTTTTTCCCGTAGTACCTTTTTGCCACTTAATAGACGCATCAACCACCAATCGTGCCCCGCCGTTTGGGACATTAACGTCGATGACATCGGTACAAGAATTTAAAAGTCCTATTAATAGAAGGAGTGCCCCTAACTTGCCGTATATATTCATGTTTTTCATTGTTTTAAAAATTAAAATTGTATGTTACTGAAGGCACGATACCAAATATGGAAGTACGAGTGGCTTCAGATACACCTGTCTGGTGATTTTGACCAAAAGAAATAGAGGCTGCATTACTTCGGTTATAAGCGTTGTATATGCCAAATACCCATTCTCCCTGCCATTTTCTATCTTTATTTTTTCGAGGTGTTAAGGTTGCAGAAAGGTCTAGTCTGTGGTAGGCCGGCAATCGGTCTGCATTCCTTTCGGAATAAGTCGCCACGGATAATCCGTTGTATATAAACTGTCCGTTAGGATAGGTAACAGGTCGTCCTGTCTGGAATACCATATTCGCCCCAAATCGCCATTTTTCGTTGAGTTTGTAACTTCCGGTAAACTCAAAGTCGTGGGTTCTGTCCCAGTTAGAGTTATACCATTTCCCGTTGTTAATACCTGCTCCGCCGGCTGCTCCTCCGGGTGTGCGCTGTTGCGATTTTGACAACGTATATGACACCCAGCCTGTAAAATCGCCTTGGTTTTTCCGCAATAGAAACTCTAATCCATAAGCTCGGGCTTCACCAGTCAAAATTTCGGTTTCAATGGTGTTTTGTGCTATAAGCTCTGCGCCGTTAATATAATCTATCCTGTTGTCGATCGTTTTGTAATAGGCTTCGGCTTCGATCGAAAACATATTTTCGTTTAAATTTCTGAAATAGCCGACAGCATATTGGTCTGCCATTTGTGGTTCAATAAACTTTCCGCTAGGTGCCCAAACATCTAATGGCGTGGCTGATGAGGTATTGGAAATTAGATGCAGGTATTGAGCAACCCGGTTATAACTTGCTTTAAAAGAAGAGTTCTCATTAAGCTGATATGAAAGTGCAAACCGAGGCTCTAAATTATTGAATGTAGCTATGCTTTTCCCCTTACCGTAATTGGTACTGGAAATGGGTTCGGCACGCTCATAGATTCCTAATTCTTCGTTGTAAATGACTGGTAAATTATTGGCGTAATTATTTAATGGTTGCTTTCCCAGCCGATTAAAGTAACTAAGACGCAACCCATATTCAGCGGTGAGTTTTCCAGAAATCTTATGTTCTAAACTTGCATAAACCCCAGCTTCAAAAGCAAATTTATCGTCCAATTTCTCCGGATTAACACCCGAAGTTGCATTCAAAGGGTTGAGCCTGCCCGGATTAAAGTTGTAATAAATGCCATTTACTCCAAAGTCAAATTTTAATTTATCGCTTGCATAATACCCAAAGTCATAGCGCATATTATAATTGCTTATATCTGAGGTCCAATCAATTCCTTCAATGGGAATTTCCAGATTATAATTATAACGACTGTATATTAAGGATACATTGGAGAATAACTTGTTATTAAAAATATGATTCCATCGCAAGTTTCCTGAGAGGTTTCCGTATGAATTAGTGAACAAGCCTGCCAGGTTAAAGTTATCATTCCCTAGATAACCAGATAGATATAGTTTATTCTTCTCATTAATTTCATAATTCGTTTTCAGATTCAAATCGTAAAATCCGGCTCTACTACTCTCCTTGGCCAAGGCTAAAAATATATTTACATAAGAAGCTCGACCAGCGATAAGAAACGAGCCTTTGTCCTTAAACATTGGCCCTTCCGCCGCCAAGCGACTGGAAATAGCACCAATACCGCCAGTGAGTTCAAATGCTTTACTATTTCCGTCTTTTTGACGTATATCCAGTACAGAAGAAGCCCGCCCTCCAAAACGTGCAGGAATGCCTCCCTTATAAAGTTTAACATCCTTAATGGCATCAGCATTAAATACTGAGAAGAAACCAAACAAATGGGAGGCGTTGTAAATAATTGCTTCATCCAAAAGAATTAGATTTTGGTCTTCTGCACCACCGCGTACATTGAAGCCCGATGCGCCTTCGCCGGCGTTGGTAACACCTGGCAGCAATTGAATGGACTTGATCAAATCTACCTCACCCAACACGACAGGCATCTGTTTGATATCCTTAGTTGAGAGTCTTGCCACACTCATTTGCGGTGTTTGAAGGTCAACTTTCTTTGATTCTTCAGCTGTGATGACTACTTCATCTAATTGAGCGTCATCTTCTTTAAGCTCAATGTTGAGCTTTTGATTAGAGTTAAGGTCTATTGCCCTTTCAAAAGTTGTAAATCCTAAATAGGAAATGGTTAAGGTATAATTACCTTCAGGTGCTGTGATAGAATAAAAACCATATTCATTGGTCGTGCTTCCAATGGAAGTACCTTTTAAAAGGACAGTTGCCCCCGAGAGTGTTTCACCGTTGCCAACATCCTTGACTACACCACTAATTGTATATTTTGTTTGTGCAAAAAGGAATACTGGGCACAACATCATCACCGTAAATAAGGCCTGTCTTTTTCTTGACCTAAGGGGTTTTAATTGACTTGTTTTTTTCATAATGTTTACAAAGAGGTTATTTATGTGTTGTTTAAAATTTCATCTACCCCACAAGCAATCGCCCTTCTCAGATGCGAGATGGTTCATGAATTTGTAGATCCTTTGAAAAAGAAGGTAAGGCACAAGCAAACGATAAGCGCTATACGCTTGCTTAGATTCTAGTTGTCGTTAATGTGAGGCTTGGCTTCGACAGCACGACTGTTTTCAAAGGCCATTACGGGTTGTCAGGAAAAATAGTGGGGTGAATGCTAAAAATTTTTCCTCTCTCAAAAAAATATAGAATCACACCCCACCTTTGCATGTTACCTTCCGTAAGGGGAAGAAGATGATGTTAAATCTAATTACCATTGCTATTTAGAAGGAAAGCTCTCTTTGATGAACAGGATCTGTCAAGCATTTTGGATGCCTGTAAGGATGGCAATGCTCAGGCCCAACGATGTCTGATCCGACAATTTGCAGGATATGCCAAAAGCATTTCGCTTCGATATGCAGCTACCTTTGAGGAAGCGGAAGAGATTGTCAATGACTGCTTTTTAAAAGTGTTTAATAATTTACATAGCTATGACAAAGCTCAACCTTTCAAAGCATGGTTTCGAACAATTGCTATTAATACGGCCATTGACCATTACCGAAAGAATCTCAAATGGCAGGGACAGCTTAGTCTGGATGATCTGGAAGTCGCGGACTGGAGTGATGACATTTTAAGCGAAATATCTGCCCAAGAAATATTGATAATGGTTCAACGCCTCCCACCCGCATATAGAATGGTTTTCACACTGTTTGTAATTGATGGGTATTCACATAAAGAAATAGCTAACATGCTTGGTATCCAGGAAGGAACATCAAAATCTAACCTGAGGGATGCCAGACGAAAGTTGCAGACAATGATAAAACTAAACTTTCCGCATTTGTATCAACTTTATAACTGGCCTAATAAGGGATTTAATGAAAACTGAGCAATTTGACGACGAATTCCGGAAAAAGTTATTGGGTCTAGATCCAAGCGATGAAGAAGTCGATCGGATATATAATTATGTCTCTTCGAATGGCAATAGTATGCCCCATTTTTCATGGACTAAAATCCTGATTTACGGGTTGGGCGCTTCGTTATTGGTCGGCTCTCTAACCTTCAATTATGTTCAAAATCTTACCAATAAAAAACTCTTATCCTCCCTGGATTCTTTAAAAAGCAGAATCACTTCTATCGAACTAAATTCTACTAAAAAAACAAGTCTACGTGTCGACACCGTATACATTGACCGATATATTGAAAAAACCATTGCAGCTCAAAATCGTCAGGAGTTGCTTTATACCAGGCAGAGTCCTCATAACGAAATTCAGCAGCCAATTAATAATCCGCTTACGGATGAATCAGTAAAGAATCCAAACTTCAGACCAGCAGATTCATCTGGCATGGTACCGAACCAAATGGCTGGTACTACTGCGAAATCCATTGCTCAGAATAATGCTTCTGGCGCAGAATTAAATGCCAGCAGATCAGATAATTCCGTAGTTAGGAAAGGATCCTCCGAAACAACTGGCAACGACAATAATCCGGCAAACAAGGCAGCGTATACAAATAAAGATGATTTTCCCAAAGCTGGTAAGCCAATAATTAATAGCCGTATTGGCAACATTCATCTTTCATTTTCGGAGTTAAAACTACCGGTTTTAAAGACGCCGGAAAAATCATCTTCTGCTAGCAAAGACAAACCCAAATATTACTCCGAATCAATGAAGTCGGTTCTTAAAAAGATGGATTATTATGTGGGTGGAAGCCTTGGCGCAGGTAACAGACAGGTGGAAGGCTCACTTCTTGGAGAGCTGCGGATCACTCCCAAATGGAGTTTTCAAACCGGTGCCCGCTGGAAAGAGATCACCGGCGACAGTTACGACACTGCCGAGCAGTTTGGTCAAGAGACCGGCCAGGATTTTCGGACTTTATATGCGCCCTATGTAGCTCAAAATGTTGATTTGTTAAATATTGAACAAAATTACCAGCTCGTTCAAATTCCCTTAACCATTGCATATCATCACGAGATACGTCCGAATTGGGGCCTAAGTTTCGGAGTAGGAACCGATCTTACAGTTTACTCCCTAAAAGACATCCATTTCAATTATAAGAAAGACAGTCAATCCTTTGATAAAGGAGAATACAATGCAAAATTAGCCATAAAGCCTTTTAACGATATTACAATAAACCTGGGTCTGGAGCGTCGCTCGAACAAGTTCCTGTTTAGGGTAAGTCCTTACGTTAGTCCTCAATTACGTAAAACAGAATTTTCCAACAAAGATCTTTTGTGGGGTGCCAGGGTGCAGGTTTTGTATAAATTTAATAGATGACTTTTAACGAACTATAACCCAAGCTGCCCAATCCGCTCCCGACAAAGCCGTTCCGTCAAATCCCTCAACAACGCCACACGACTCCCCAAATACTCCAACTCCCCTTTCTCAATCTTGTAATTCCTATTATACCTGGCATCAATATACGCCTTTTTGAGAAGTACAAACAGCCGCTTTTCTTCCTCCGTGGTCATCGGAAAAACAGTAGTAAATTCTGCATGCTGTTTAATAACCTGATTCCCAAGAATCTCAATGTCATGGATTCTCGGCTTATAGTCTGTGAAAACAAGCAGAACAGCTGCGTAGTATCGTTCCGTAGCTTGATGAAGTAAAAAGGCCGCTTCCTTGTACCACGTTTTTTCAATCTGGATATACGCAGTTTCCAAAAACCGGCTGGCTCCCTCAAACCAATGCTCAAATTCCTCAGTAGATTTCTCGACCCGTTGCGCCGGATTTAGATCTTTCGGCTCAGATAAGGTGAATTTCCCAGAATCAAAAAGCATGATTCCTTCTTTCAATATATCTACGAAAAAGTAGTAATTCCGTTCGATCTTGTCATTCACGAAACCAATGCTGTGGTAGATAATGCTCGTCCTGGTGATGTCCTCATTCGCCATCAGTTCTTCTTCCAGCTCACGCGATTTCTTGACTTGTTTGGCGGAATTTTTGTCTTTGGTGACAATCAGAATGTCAAAATCACTTACATACTCATACTTCTCCTGGTAATCCTCGACCCAGTCACCCCGCGCATAGCTGCCGAAGAGAATGATCATTTCAGCCTGGACTTTGTCTAGTACTATTTGGGTGAGTGCTTTTAGCTGGTCTTGCTTGTTTTGCGGGAGGTGAGAGAGGGAAGTTTTCATTCGTGTGTGGGGGTTTTTGAAATTTTGGTAAGATACAAAAGTCTGTAAACATACCAGTAACGGGCAACTTTCCCGTTTCTTTTTTGAGTAATTGTGCACTGCCCCCAAAAAGTTAGACACTTCTTGGGGGCTTTTTTATGGGCAAAAACAGAAAACACAGTGTAGCTTTCAGGCTAAAGGTCGTTAAAGCCTATCTAGCCGGTGATGGTATCAATGAATTATCCAGACGCTTTAAGATTGCTAAATCCAGTGTGCAAAAATGGATTGGACATTATAAGCAAGGCGGGGGTTCAAGCCTTTTGCCGCAATACGGGCACAATTACACAAAAGAATTTAAGCAACAAGTCGTGCATGCTTATCAGAACCAGGGCTTATCTTTGAATGAGTGCTGCTTCAAATTTAAAATACCCAGCATGAGTACTTTACATGTCTGGATCAGGCAGTATGAGCAGTTTGGTATAGATGGTTTTATCACGGCCCGTGGCAGGCCCAGGTCTATGAAAAACAAACCCAAGATCATTAAAACATACGGTCCATTGACCCGATTGGAGGAGCTCGAAAACGAGAACCTGCGCCTGAGGGCAGAGAATGACTTGCTAAAAAAGCTGGATGCCTTAATCCGCGAGAAGGAAGCTGCGCAAAAGAAAAAGCGTTGACAATCCATGGGTTAAGGCAGAAATACCCGCTTGAATTGCTTTTGGACCTCTTTGAAATACCCAGAAGTAATTTCTACTACCATATTAAAAATAGCGCTGCCGACAGCAAGTATAAAGACGCGCGAAGGCAGATCAGGCAAGTTTATGATCGGCATAAGGGAAGGTTCGGCTACCGTCGCATTACAATGACTATCCGTAAGATGGGCAGCAACATCAACCATAAAACGGTCTTAAAGCTGATGAAGGCCATGGACCTTAAATCGCTGGTCCGCGCCAAAAAGTACCGCTCTTACAAAGGTCAGACAGGCAAGGTAGCGCCCAACATCCTCAACAGGGATTTTAAATCTATAAAGCCATCACAGAAATGGGCAACGGATGTCTCTGAGTTCAGGGTGAAAGACAAAAAACTTTTTCTATCTCCTATTATTGATCTCTTTAATGGAGAAATCATCAGTTATAGCCTATCTGAATCGGCTAATTTCAAACAAGTCACACAAATGCTCAAAACCGCATTTAAAAAGATAAATAAGCCAGAAAGCCTGGTGCTACATTCGGATCAGGGATGACAAATGAATATGAGTGAATATCAAAAAATGCTCAAATCAAAAGGCATTACCCAAAGTATGTCCAGAAAAGGCAATTGCCTGGACAACGCTATTATTGAAAACTTTTTTGGAACAATTAAATCGGAATTGTTCTACCTGAACAAATATCAAAGCATTGATGAGCTCAAAAAAGACATCAAAGATTACATTCACTATTACAACAAAGATAGGATCAGGCTTAATTTAAATGGAATGAGCCCGGCTCAATACCGGGCTCATCACACTAATCGTTAAATCTTAACTCGTCCAACTTTTGGGGTTCAGTCCATTGTAGCAGCCTTTTCTATGATGTCAAATTTTCCGGAATAGCGTGTCTTTGGGTCTGTAAAATGATTAGAAGGTGAAATATAATAGGCATTTGATCCGGGCTTGATAGACCCATATATCGCATTAAGCCATTGGAATTTATGTAGATCGTTCAAGTCCCCTAATCCGATAAATCTCATTTTCAAAGGGTAAGCTACATAATAGTAAATATGACCGCCAGGAAACCACTTATGTGCAACCATCGGATCGCCTTCGGACATTCTTTTATTTGCAATATCATCCTTGCGAATCTTGTCGAAAGCAGGTAGCAGTTCATCCCAGCCATGCAAATCAAGTGTCGGGTCATTTA
It includes:
- a CDS encoding HEPN domain-containing protein, which translates into the protein MKTSLSHLPQNKQDQLKALTQIVLDKVQAEMIILFGSYARGDWVEDYQEKYEYVSDFDILIVTKDKNSAKQVKKSRELEEELMANEDITRTSIIYHSIGFVNDKIERNYYFFVDILKEGIMLFDSGKFTLSEPKDLNPAQRVEKSTEEFEHWFEGASRFLETAYIQIEKTWYKEAAFLLHQATERYYAAVLLVFTDYKPRIHDIEILGNQVIKQHAEFTTVFPMTTEEEKRLFVLLKKAYIDARYNRNYKIEKGELEYLGSRVALLRDLTERLCRERIGQLGL
- a CDS encoding IS3 family transposase, translating into MSEYQKMLKSKGITQSMSRKGNCLDNAIIENFFGTIKSELFYLNKYQSIDELKKDIKDYIHYYNKDRIRLNLNGMSPAQYRAHHTNR
- a CDS encoding TonB-dependent receptor, translated to MKKTSQLKPLRSRKRQALFTVMMLCPVFLFAQTKYTISGVVKDVGNGETLSGATVLLKGTSIGSTTNEYGFYSITAPEGNYTLTISYLGFTTFERAIDLNSNQKLNIELKEDDAQLDEVVITAEESKKVDLQTPQMSVARLSTKDIKQMPVVLGEVDLIKSIQLLPGVTNAGEGASGFNVRGGAEDQNLILLDEAIIYNASHLFGFFSVFNADAIKDVKLYKGGIPARFGGRASSVLDIRQKDGNSKAFELTGGIGAISSRLAAEGPMFKDKGSFLIAGRASYVNIFLALAKESSRAGFYDLNLKTNYEINEKNKLYLSGYLGNDNFNLAGLFTNSYGNLSGNLRWNHIFNNKLFSNVSLIYSRYNYNLEIPIEGIDWTSDISNYNMRYDFGYYASDKLKFDFGVNGIYYNFNPGRLNPLNATSGVNPEKLDDKFAFEAGVYASLEHKISGKLTAEYGLRLSYFNRLGKQPLNNYANNLPVIYNEELGIYERAEPISSTNYGKGKSIATFNNLEPRFALSYQLNENSSFKASYNRVAQYLHLISNTSSATPLDVWAPSGKFIEPQMADQYAVGYFRNLNENMFSIEAEAYYKTIDNRIDYINGAELIAQNTIETEILTGEARAYGLEFLLRKNQGDFTGWVSYTLSKSQQRTPGGAAGGAGINNGKWYNSNWDRTHDFEFTGSYKLNEKWRFGANMVFQTGRPVTYPNGQFIYNGLSVATYSERNADRLPAYHRLDLSATLTPRKNKDRKWQGEWVFGIYNAYNRSNAASISFGQNHQTGVSEATRTSIFGIVPSVTYNFNF
- a CDS encoding helix-turn-helix domain-containing protein, with the protein product MGKNRKHSVAFRLKVVKAYLAGDGINELSRRFKIAKSSVQKWIGHYKQGGGSSLLPQYGHNYTKEFKQQVVHAYQNQGLSLNECCFKFKIPSMSTLHVWIRQYEQFGIDGFITARGRPRSMKNKPKIIKTYGPLTRLEELENENLRLRAENDLLKKLDALIREKEAAQKKKR
- a CDS encoding IS3 family transposase; translation: MTIHGLRQKYPLELLLDLFEIPRSNFYYHIKNSAADSKYKDARRQIRQVYDRHKGRFGYRRITMTIRKMGSNINHKTVLKLMKAMDLKSLVRAKKYRSYKGQTGKVAPNILNRDFKSIKPSQKWATDVSEFRVKDKKLFLSPIIDLFNGEIISYSLSESANFKQVTQMLKTAFKKINKPESLVLHSDQG
- a CDS encoding RNA polymerase sigma factor; translation: MLFRRKALFDEQDLSSILDACKDGNAQAQRCLIRQFAGYAKSISLRYAATFEEAEEIVNDCFLKVFNNLHSYDKAQPFKAWFRTIAINTAIDHYRKNLKWQGQLSLDDLEVADWSDDILSEISAQEILIMVQRLPPAYRMVFTLFVIDGYSHKEIANMLGIQEGTSKSNLRDARRKLQTMIKLNFPHLYQLYNWPNKGFNEN
- a CDS encoding DUF4249 family protein produces the protein MNIYGKLGALLLLIGLLNSCTDVIDVNVPNGGARLVVDASIKWQKGTTGKTQTINLRKSTAFFDKNPDVPVTGASVTVTKENDGSVFVFADQNNGSYTATDFVPELNASYTLKILYNGNSYTATETLIAAPVINRVEQKIEGSDGDKEIVLQVFFDDPGAVKNYYLGEFTPSNPPLPSLAVISDKFSDGNENYIENDNENNVAGVTVGINVYGISKRYYDYLNILIQQSGSDEGGPFPTIPVPLKGNCTNVNDSNEEVLGYFRLGEFDTTSYRVN